In Myxococcales bacterium, a single genomic region encodes these proteins:
- a CDS encoding protein kinase has protein sequence MERIGEYLVRRMLGEGGMGKVYEAEERLSGRRVALKVLKPELARSEDGRRLFLSEMQILAHLEHPAVVRSLASFEHEGQLVLVLEYLEGKTLRDVLRERPRLPWTEAVEIACRIAEGLDAAPHQEPSIVHRDLKPENVMVLPSGSLKVMDFGIAKVLAAAQATHTQSLGTLQYMSPEQIDARPIDARTDLYALGLVLYEMLSGNPPFVSSSPRELLNLQCTAEPPALPDDVRRSLPRGVDAVWRSLLAKRAEDRPPSARDVIERLAPFRAADDAILAPAKTVTQAAAPDDKPPATQRMDGAPAPKTDTQKSGAPPVVNASREPSPTPRADTIALLERKTAASDLSTPRALLFIVGLSLFAGIATYLARMQAQGGGPEPARSAVLPPPPR, from the coding sequence ATGGAACGCATCGGCGAATACCTGGTCCGGCGCATGCTCGGCGAAGGTGGCATGGGCAAGGTCTATGAGGCCGAGGAACGACTGAGCGGCCGGCGCGTCGCGCTCAAGGTTCTGAAGCCCGAGCTCGCCCGGAGCGAAGATGGCCGACGGCTGTTCTTGAGCGAGATGCAGATCCTCGCGCACCTGGAGCACCCGGCCGTGGTGCGGAGCCTCGCGTCCTTCGAACACGAGGGCCAGCTCGTGCTCGTCCTTGAGTACCTCGAGGGCAAGACGCTCCGCGACGTCTTGCGCGAAAGACCGCGTCTGCCCTGGACCGAGGCCGTCGAGATCGCGTGCCGCATCGCCGAAGGTCTCGACGCCGCGCCCCACCAAGAGCCATCCATCGTGCACCGCGACCTCAAGCCAGAGAACGTGATGGTTCTCCCGAGCGGCTCGCTCAAGGTGATGGACTTTGGTATCGCGAAGGTGCTCGCGGCAGCCCAGGCGACCCACACGCAGAGCCTCGGGACGCTCCAGTACATGAGCCCCGAGCAAATCGACGCTCGCCCCATCGATGCGCGAACGGATCTCTATGCGCTCGGCCTTGTGCTCTACGAGATGTTGTCGGGCAACCCTCCCTTTGTCTCGTCATCGCCGCGGGAGCTCCTGAACCTCCAGTGCACCGCGGAGCCGCCGGCGCTGCCCGACGACGTTCGCCGGTCGCTGCCCCGCGGCGTCGACGCCGTCTGGCGCTCACTTCTCGCGAAGCGGGCTGAAGATCGCCCCCCGTCGGCCCGCGACGTCATCGAACGGCTGGCGCCCTTTCGGGCTGCAGACGACGCCATCTTGGCCCCCGCGAAGACGGTAACGCAGGCGGCGGCCCCCGACGACAAGCCACCGGCGACGCAACGCATGGACGGCGCGCCGGCTCCGAAGACCGACACCCAGAAGAGCGGCGCTCCGCCCGTGGTGAACGCGTCGAGGGAGCCTTCGCCCACGCCCCGAGCCGACACCATCGCGCTCCTCGAACGCAAGACCGCCGCGTCGGACCTCTCGACACCGCGAGCCCTGCTGTTCATCGTTGGGCTCTCACTGTTCGCCGGCATCGCGACCTACCTCGCGCGCATGCAAGCGCAGGGCGGTGGCCCCGAGCCGGCGCGCTCCGCGGTGTTGCCACCGCCGCCGCGCTAA
- a CDS encoding NUDIX hydrolase, whose product MRFSPLRWVPEGAIGILHEVGRHLLRRPVVGIAAAATTADGRYLLIRRGDTGTWALPGGTLEWGETLRNALPRELEEEAGVVQCDFGGVVGVYSAPHRDPRFHAVTIVVRCEVDEPRKAPKNPLEILQVGLFRAADIPRPLAMGMDAMLDAAMAGRSGDWE is encoded by the coding sequence ATGCGCTTTTCGCCACTGCGATGGGTCCCCGAAGGCGCCATCGGCATCCTTCACGAGGTCGGGCGGCATCTCCTAAGGCGGCCCGTCGTGGGAATCGCTGCGGCGGCGACGACGGCCGACGGTCGCTACCTGCTGATTCGCCGCGGCGACACGGGTACGTGGGCGTTGCCCGGCGGCACGTTGGAGTGGGGCGAGACGCTAAGGAACGCCCTTCCACGAGAACTGGAAGAGGAGGCCGGCGTCGTTCAATGCGATTTCGGGGGCGTCGTCGGGGTTTACTCGGCCCCGCACCGCGACCCACGCTTTCATGCCGTGACGATCGTCGTTCGGTGCGAGGTGGACGAGCCACGCAAAGCGCCAAAAAACCCGCTCGAAATCCTTCAGGTCGGCCTCTTTCGAGCCGCAGACATTCCGCGGCCGCTGGCCATGGGCATGGATGCGATGCTCGACGCGGCGATGGCGGGCCGAAGCGGCGACTGGGAATGA
- a CDS encoding fumarylacetoacetate hydrolase family protein yields MKLVTFDQGQGSERGGIVAHDAKGPATFVIDLESGLLWLDREKGGTGQVAAVREKAGHGILGFIEHAAVVRPLADELLARFADGSLPVDLARPLSSTKLLAPVPRPPSMRDGYAFRQHVETARRNRGLEMIPEFDQFPVFYFTNHQSVIGPGELLVQKRQAERLDFELEAAVVLGKRGKNVPASRADELIFGLTIMNDFSARVLQMDEMKLSLGPAKGKDFATGLGPWLVTLDELLPRATKTERGLVFDLEMRATVNGVVVSRGNVRDMNWTFAQILERVTDSVWAGPGEVIGSGTCGTGCFLELNGSKITDNQWLKVGDRIVLEIDGLGALEHVVVAADESMQLGR; encoded by the coding sequence ATGAAGCTCGTCACGTTCGATCAGGGCCAAGGGAGCGAGCGCGGCGGAATCGTCGCTCACGACGCGAAGGGTCCGGCCACGTTCGTCATCGACCTCGAAAGCGGCCTTTTGTGGCTCGACCGTGAAAAAGGCGGCACCGGCCAGGTCGCGGCTGTCCGCGAGAAGGCCGGGCACGGAATCCTGGGCTTCATTGAGCACGCCGCCGTGGTGCGGCCGCTCGCCGACGAGCTCCTGGCTCGATTCGCGGACGGGAGCCTGCCCGTCGACCTCGCGCGGCCGCTCTCGTCGACCAAGCTCCTCGCCCCGGTGCCGCGTCCGCCGTCCATGCGCGACGGCTACGCCTTCCGCCAGCACGTCGAGACGGCACGCCGCAACCGCGGACTCGAGATGATCCCCGAGTTCGATCAGTTCCCGGTCTTCTATTTCACGAACCACCAATCGGTCATCGGACCGGGCGAACTCTTGGTGCAAAAGCGCCAAGCGGAGCGTCTGGACTTCGAGCTGGAAGCGGCGGTCGTCCTGGGAAAGCGCGGAAAGAACGTCCCCGCTTCGCGCGCCGACGAGCTCATCTTCGGGCTCACCATCATGAACGACTTCTCCGCGCGCGTCCTTCAGATGGACGAGATGAAGCTGTCGCTCGGCCCCGCCAAGGGCAAGGACTTCGCGACGGGCCTCGGGCCGTGGCTCGTCACCCTCGACGAGCTCTTGCCGCGCGCGACCAAGACCGAGCGTGGGCTGGTCTTCGATCTCGAGATGCGCGCCACGGTCAACGGCGTGGTCGTCTCGCGAGGCAACGTGCGCGACATGAACTGGACCTTCGCGCAGATTCTCGAGCGCGTGACCGACTCCGTGTGGGCAGGGCCCGGTGAGGTCATCGGTTCGGGGACCTGCGGCACCGGCTGCTTCCTCGAGCTGAACGGCTCGAAGATCACCGACAATCAGTGGCTTAAGGTTGGCGATCGCATCGTGCTTGAGATCGATGGTCTCGGCGCCCTCGAACATGTCGTCGTGGCGGCCGATGAGTCCATGCAGCTTGGGCGCTAG
- the glgP gene encoding alpha-glucan family phosphorylase, protein MPTVHRFNVVPRLPARLERLRDIAYNLWWAWSPDARDLFARVDPVLWEEVHGNPIALLTKVSQKRLDAMAADDAALTHLDSTWATFQAYMSRDGWFTKQFPEAKKATIAYFSMEYGLHECLPIYSGGLGVLAGDHLKTASDLGLPLVGVGLAYAEGYFRQVLSDDGWQTEKYPLNDWTAMPVVPVEGKDKKRLVIQVTYPDRIVHAQLWRVQVGRVPLLLLDANLPENTKEDRAITGPLYGGDQEFRVRQEIMLGIGGVHALAAIGVQPTVCHMNEGHSAFLALERIGRLMRERGASFAVAKEANSAGTLFTTHTPVPAGNDAFAPELVRRYLEPYRIALGLTEDQMLSLGRPDPKDRTSQFSMPVLAIRTSDHYNGVSALHGQVSRKMYQDLWPELPNHEVPIGSVTNGVHLPSWVSAEHGALYTRYLGPRWAEASDDTGLWARVHDIPDAELWQVHEHRRHRLVTMCRARLRAIAQRRGRGTDELRQADEVLDPAALTIGFARRFATYKRAALLFSDLNRVKRLLGDPKRPVQLVFAGKAHPQDKGGKELIRTIVRESRDPDLAGKVIFLEDYDMRVGRALVSGVDVWLNTPRRPHEASGTSGMKAAANGALNVSILDGWWDEARARFGWEVGWAIGHGEEYTDAAGDALEAEELYDLLEREVVPLFYERDHGRDARSGGQPSAGGLPRRWVKRMKSTIVHLAPMFNTARMVREYAEKYYVPAVRLSETMMHDNLAGAKRLAAWKDRVEGAWAHVAVRSVQLKSAAEVAVGDPLHVEVVVNLGTLTPDDVRVELYHGTAPGPVELPEHGDVTRMKLEEKIEKGLFRYSGRIATVGSGSHGFAARIIPTNESMTHPFEVGLVRWG, encoded by the coding sequence ATGCCCACCGTTCATCGCTTCAACGTCGTTCCGCGGCTGCCCGCGCGTCTCGAGCGCCTTCGCGACATCGCTTACAACCTGTGGTGGGCCTGGTCCCCCGACGCGAGAGACCTCTTCGCCCGCGTCGATCCGGTCCTTTGGGAGGAGGTCCATGGCAACCCCATCGCTCTCCTCACGAAGGTGTCGCAGAAGCGCCTCGACGCGATGGCCGCCGACGACGCCGCGCTCACGCACCTCGACTCCACGTGGGCGACGTTCCAGGCGTACATGTCTCGCGACGGCTGGTTCACCAAGCAGTTCCCGGAAGCCAAGAAGGCGACCATCGCCTACTTCTCCATGGAGTACGGCCTGCACGAGTGCCTGCCGATCTACTCCGGCGGCCTCGGTGTTTTGGCGGGCGACCACCTGAAGACGGCGAGCGATCTCGGCTTGCCGCTCGTCGGCGTAGGGCTCGCCTACGCCGAGGGATACTTCCGCCAGGTCCTCTCCGACGACGGCTGGCAGACGGAGAAGTACCCGCTGAACGACTGGACCGCGATGCCGGTCGTGCCCGTTGAAGGCAAAGACAAAAAGCGCCTCGTTATCCAGGTCACCTACCCCGATCGGATTGTTCACGCACAGCTCTGGCGCGTGCAGGTGGGCCGCGTTCCCTTGCTCCTGCTCGACGCGAATCTGCCGGAGAATACGAAGGAGGACCGCGCCATCACCGGGCCCCTCTACGGCGGTGACCAAGAGTTCCGCGTGCGCCAGGAGATCATGTTGGGCATCGGCGGCGTTCACGCTCTCGCGGCCATCGGCGTGCAGCCGACGGTCTGCCACATGAACGAAGGCCACTCCGCGTTCCTCGCGCTCGAGCGCATCGGCCGCCTCATGCGCGAGCGTGGCGCGAGCTTCGCCGTCGCCAAGGAAGCAAACTCGGCGGGAACGCTTTTTACGACGCACACGCCAGTGCCCGCCGGCAACGATGCCTTCGCGCCCGAGCTCGTGCGCCGGTACCTCGAGCCCTACCGCATCGCGCTCGGGCTCACGGAAGACCAGATGCTCAGCCTCGGGCGACCCGATCCGAAGGATCGAACGTCGCAGTTTTCCATGCCCGTGCTCGCCATCCGCACGAGCGATCATTACAACGGCGTGAGCGCGCTGCACGGGCAGGTCTCGCGCAAGATGTACCAAGACTTGTGGCCCGAGCTGCCGAACCACGAGGTTCCCATCGGCTCCGTCACCAACGGCGTCCATCTCCCCTCGTGGGTGTCAGCCGAACATGGTGCGCTCTACACGCGTTACCTCGGGCCACGTTGGGCCGAGGCTTCCGACGACACCGGCCTCTGGGCTCGCGTCCACGACATCCCCGACGCGGAGCTGTGGCAAGTCCACGAGCATCGCCGGCACCGGCTCGTGACCATGTGTCGCGCCCGGCTCCGCGCCATCGCCCAGCGCCGCGGCCGCGGCACCGACGAGCTGAGGCAAGCCGACGAGGTCCTCGACCCGGCGGCCCTCACCATCGGCTTCGCTCGTCGTTTCGCGACCTACAAGCGCGCGGCGCTGCTCTTCTCCGACTTGAACCGCGTGAAGCGCCTGCTCGGCGATCCGAAGCGCCCGGTGCAGCTCGTCTTCGCTGGCAAGGCGCACCCGCAAGACAAGGGCGGCAAGGAGCTCATTCGAACGATCGTCCGTGAGAGCCGCGACCCGGATCTCGCGGGGAAGGTCATCTTCCTCGAGGACTACGATATGCGCGTCGGACGTGCCCTCGTCTCAGGCGTCGACGTTTGGCTCAACACGCCTCGCCGGCCCCACGAAGCGAGCGGCACCAGCGGCATGAAGGCCGCCGCGAACGGCGCCCTCAACGTCAGCATCCTCGATGGCTGGTGGGACGAAGCGCGAGCGCGTTTCGGCTGGGAGGTCGGTTGGGCCATCGGCCATGGCGAGGAGTACACCGACGCGGCCGGCGATGCACTCGAAGCCGAGGAGCTCTACGACCTGCTTGAACGCGAGGTCGTCCCTCTCTTCTACGAGCGCGACCATGGCCGCGACGCTCGCTCCGGTGGTCAGCCTTCGGCCGGCGGGTTGCCGCGTCGTTGGGTGAAGCGCATGAAGTCGACGATTGTGCACCTCGCGCCGATGTTCAACACGGCGCGCATGGTGCGCGAGTACGCCGAGAAATATTACGTGCCGGCGGTGCGCCTCTCCGAGACGATGATGCACGACAACCTCGCTGGCGCGAAACGTCTCGCCGCCTGGAAAGATCGCGTCGAAGGCGCGTGGGCTCACGTTGCGGTCCGCAGCGTCCAGCTCAAGTCGGCGGCCGAGGTCGCCGTCGGCGATCCGCTGCACGTCGAGGTCGTCGTCAACTTGGGCACGCTGACGCCCGACGACGTTCGCGTCGAGCTTTACCACGGCACCGCGCCGGGCCCCGTCGAACTCCCCGAGCACGGCGACGTCACGCGCATGAAGCTCGAGGAAAAAATCGAAAAGGGACTGTTCCGCTACAGCGGGCGCATCGCGACGGTCGGGAGCGGAAGTCACGGCTTCGCGGCGCGCATCATCCCCACCAACGAGAGCATGACCCACCCCTTCGAGGTTGGTCTCGTCCGCTGGGGTTAG
- a CDS encoding alpha/beta fold hydrolase, which produces MPWRAPWGLGHAAVQTAFAAIPLLSPRLASTLLRVPVAGGAVHVHVTWRAASVRARAPVALIVHGIGGSSKNVYVRRAAAQLLGGGYHVARMDMRGAGESVHDAPSLYHAGLTSDVAAAVAALAEDPRASSVVLVGFSLGGQVVLRLLGEWADHAPSAVVAALAVSAPLDLALSSRLFERPALWPYRRYVVKHLLLQARAFQESRPKEAQRLRLGALSAGSTIRAYDSAVVVPLHGFADADDYYRSASAGPLLPSVRVPTLVLHAADDPMVPLSSVLPSLDHASKAVEVAISRGGGHVGWAEGVTAAAFSNHWPLRVARAFLSRHNVA; this is translated from the coding sequence ATGCCGTGGCGCGCCCCATGGGGCTTGGGCCACGCCGCCGTCCAGACGGCCTTTGCGGCGATCCCGCTCCTCTCGCCACGCCTCGCTTCAACACTCCTGCGGGTGCCCGTGGCCGGCGGCGCCGTGCACGTGCACGTCACCTGGCGCGCTGCGAGCGTGCGCGCGCGTGCTCCCGTCGCCCTCATCGTTCACGGCATCGGCGGCTCAAGCAAGAACGTCTACGTGCGACGCGCTGCCGCGCAGCTGCTCGGTGGCGGTTATCACGTGGCGCGCATGGACATGCGCGGCGCGGGCGAAAGCGTGCATGATGCACCAAGCCTCTATCACGCGGGACTCACCAGCGACGTTGCCGCCGCCGTGGCCGCGCTCGCGGAGGACCCCCGGGCATCGAGCGTCGTCCTCGTGGGCTTCAGCCTTGGCGGGCAGGTCGTCTTGCGACTCCTCGGCGAGTGGGCCGACCACGCGCCTTCCGCCGTGGTCGCGGCGCTCGCGGTCTCGGCCCCACTGGACCTCGCGCTGTCCTCGCGACTTTTCGAACGCCCAGCCCTTTGGCCGTACCGGCGCTATGTCGTCAAACACTTGCTCCTTCAGGCGCGCGCGTTCCAGGAGTCGCGCCCCAAAGAGGCCCAACGCCTCCGCCTCGGCGCCCTTTCGGCCGGCTCGACGATTCGCGCCTACGATTCGGCCGTGGTGGTACCGCTGCACGGCTTCGCCGACGCCGACGACTACTACCGGTCGGCGAGCGCGGGGCCGCTGCTACCGTCGGTGCGGGTGCCGACCTTGGTGCTCCACGCCGCCGACGACCCGATGGTGCCGCTCTCGAGCGTGCTCCCGTCGCTCGACCACGCCTCCAAGGCCGTCGAGGTCGCCATCAGTCGCGGTGGCGGCCACGTCGGTTGGGCGGAAGGCGTCACGGCCGCAGCCTTTTCGAACCACTGGCCGCTGCGCGTCGCGCGGGCGTTCCTGTCTAGACACAACGTGGCCTGA